The DNA window GCAAACGTACTAATCGAAAAACGCTTTTTCTGACATAGAAATTAGTATGTAGTATGCATTTATATATACCTTGGACGACAGCAACTGAGGCAGTGCGTGCGAATCTCTATACGCGATATATAATGGATGTATAGACAATTTTACCAATCCTAATAAATTATCTACATTATTATTGTTTCTATAATAAACTTCAACGATTATGTAATTATTTTCCATAAGATTTAATAAATCAGCGTCAAAAGCAACAGGTGCTATCTGCAACATAAAAAACACATTACCATAATAAACAAtgaattgtaaaaataaaaccAAGAAAAATGAAACAATTACTTGAGAAAAACGATAAAGTGGATTTTTCGTGTTGGTAAAAATTGGGCTTCTACTCTTGTCCTCCGTCCAAAATGCTCTACATATTAAGTAAGTATTTAATTCTGACAATTCTTTTCCTTCTGCAATATATACGAAGCCTCGAAGTAAAACCTGTGGAATAATTATTCTTTCAGCAACGATAATTTCCCACTAGAAAAATACTTGTCTTGTAAATTGTGCTTTTTATACTTTTTCATTGATGTCATTTTCTCGATCTTTCACAGTAATTTTTCTACCATCAGAACGTTCTGTATCACAGCGAGATACATTGGTTGTAGCGAGCAAATCATTGACAGTAGTTACACGATTTACTTGGGTTGAAATCGATGGTAGCTCGCTACGTGTCTCTGGCCGAATATCCGTCGCAATTTtatatctttttttatttttatttctgctcAATTGTTGCAGCATTCTCAAACTGGGAATATTTTCTTTGGaagatataatatcatctaagaaagtgtaaaatatttgaaatatcagtattaacataatttttcttataaaaatatgcCTTATGCTTACCAATATACTGCTTTCCAAAATGAACAAAATCTGAACCTAATTCTGCAAGTACACTTAACTCTCCAATCTTTATTCCCTTATTGAGAATAATTATACGCTGTGTAGTGCtccaatttttagtttttataaTATCATTAACGTGCATAGTACCAACACCTAATTCAATCAGtgattttttgttaaaatgacGGATACATATTTTAAACTTTACAAAATACTCTGTGTGCGATTTTAATTTTGATATTTCATAGATACCATCgtggttaaaataaatttctgtaaaGTGAAATCTCTAttaatactattatattattgacAATAAATatacgaaaaattaaaaaaattaatattatctaGATAAATCGGAACATACCTTGATCTGTTTGCTTTTTAGAACTTATTCTTACAGACTTGTTATTATTCACTGATTTCTTTTTACCTAATTTAACATGTTCAAAAGTCATGTCGTACTGAATAAAATAAGTAGGATGCAAGAAAGTATTATCATGatctaaaaaatgaaaataacataTTGTAAGACAGCGAACAAATGCATTTCAATAATTCTCTAGTTACATTCTATAAACATACGTGATGAGAAAGAAGATTTAACACGCCTATAACCAGCAGAAGTCAGGGCAAATGATTCCACAAAAATTCTAATACTATTTACTCGGTCCAATagtaaattttctgaaatatatTGTATCGCAATGTTAATTCATACAATTAGATGatcttgaatatttatttaaacgagATATGTACCTTTTGGTTTAGTATACATTTTTCCCAATGAAGAATTTGTTTGCTCAAAAGATGTATCGTTCGGTTTAATTTTCCTCTTACTATGTTTGCACACGTCGAAACTATCGGATGTAAAATCTATCGAGCTCGCAGTAGGAGAGGTCGATTCGACTATAGATAATGGTTTGTGGTCGTCGAGAGATGACGTTTCTCTGTCCAAAAGATATTCCCAGAATTTGGTGTTATCATTAGGAGACACACGAGACTGTATACTACCACTCAATGAATTATCACTGTAATCAAAAACATCTTCACCACGCGATTCCCTTAATACTGCTCCTCTCAGTCTTTGTGCTCTTGCAACAATCTGTGTAACAAGTTCATCCATAGCTTCCTCGTTACCTTTGGTCAAAggtttttgaaattttgttcttTTTGACTTTAAAATGGATTTATAAATTTCATATTCCTTGGCCTTCAAAGTATTCTGTATATTACTTGTTACCTTTTCTGAATATTTATAACCATCGGTAGTTATCGGCACAGTATTATCAATACCATCTTCTTTAACATATTTGTTTGGTTTCATGTGCATGTTTGAAAGTTTTGTTGCATATTCTAATTTCATGGAAACATGTATTTCTCCTATTTTACTTTTAGATTCATTTACTATCGGTATATATTCAATATAGGGCTTAGATTCAAAGACTTTTAATAAATCTATGATTTTGGATGTTCCTAGGACTATGTTATTCTCTTCGGAAACAACTGTTAATTCTATACACTCGCAGTTTTCAACGTATTCCTGAAATAGATTTATATTCGTACGAATAGCATAAATTTCTGTTGTTTCATACTGGGATCTTGTGATATTTTTTGCAACATCCACTGGCCTGAAAAGAAACTATACTTTATGTAGTTCACAAAGCAATTGAAAACAGTAAATTTGAGTTTCTAAACACAAACTAATTGTACTACGGTACATTTATACAAACGTAATCTCTTTAAAGAAACTGAAATCCTTTACCTAAATTGAGCACTAACAGTTTCACCCCACCAAGAcgcaaatattttaatttctccAAAATTTCTCTCGGACCAAACAACTTCATCTATAACAAGCTTCAAATAACCATGAATTTTCCCATTAACTGACGGAGGTAAAGATTTCTTAGATTTTCTCTCCAGATCCATTTATTTTCTGTGCACAGAGCATGATTGAACTTCTTTACTTGTTTACATCTATCGCTAATTTAGGTTAACATTATTTGAAACAAACTGGTACGCGTCAGATCAGTAAGTACAAATCCGTGCAACAATCACCACTTTAACCTACAAAAGATAATTAACAAACACACTTTTATgtattctgtttcttttttgtcAACTTAGCTTTAGTTAACGTTAATAGAATCAATATGTATATAGTTTGTCATCTACAATCATCTACAATTCAATTTCTAGCCATAATCAGTGGTGAGATATCGGCCAACTTTTATCGCGCATGCGCGGCGATTTTAGcctcagtaaagtaaaattctTGATAAAATAGGGTACCTTGATCAccctgcaaaatttttaaaaattgttatgattTGTAGCTCCTTCTCTAAAATTAGCTGCCATTTTATAATAGAATATTAAGGCTGTACTTCCGGAAGGTAccggtggccgatcgagatgaaacttggtgggttGATGAGCAGTCGCATCATGCTGACACATACGCACGACTCGGATGTGCACGTATaagcaaaattcaatgtagtagtagctatagtttttcgcgaatatctccgagACTATGGCTGAgcggcggttacatgtataggaaaaagttgttcagaatgttgattTTTACATatccaccaagtttcatctcgatcggtcACCcgtgcctttcggaataatatccaataataacaataacttaTCATAAAGTATTCCGGTACTTTCCCGCCGATACCACGGCCCCAATACCTTTTCCTCATAATACAGATACGTTACTTTTTTgggcgcgcatgcgcgagaaaagtTGGCCGATAACTTACCACTAGTCATAATTGCAAATACAAATGTGCTGCCACCTTTCAAAATACAACTTAAACTATTGAACATATCTAAATTACATCCGACGGTAAAGTATCCAAACCATCGACGAGATCGTCGGTGTCCAAACGCGATCGGGTTTATTGTATAATGTCATCATATGGCCGTGGCCTGTATGTACTACACAAGTATCCTATGTGtgtatatttatgtatatacatatatatgctaGAGAGGAAAGGAGAGTGCTCTCGCCCAGAGTACCCATCTTTTCCTACATTAACTTTAGCATCGAACAGAACCCATTTCAGTTTTGTGGTCTGTGGCATGAATTGAAACTATATTGTTTCAACGTTTCAACCTTAGTTCGTAACGTCAATCTGTCTGAACTCATGGGGTTCTATAAACAAGTAGTGTGACGTGTCGACGGTTAGAACTCTCTCAATTACTGCAGCAATTGAATGTCGTTCTATTGTATTAGTTAATGACATCCCACACGTTTCCCGCAATTATACGTCGTTCTAGTCTTATAATCTTGGAATTGGCGAGGGGCAGTGTCCATTCGCAACAAACTTAACCTCGTACAATAACGGATAGGAAACATgggtaagaaaataattcgcACATGATATTTTCATTCTTTGAAAGATAACCTGATTATAAGATAAATGACCCTttcctagaatactatgtaatCCGTTTCTTAGCAACCTGTCAATATCTATAGGAAGTATAGTGCAAATGCTCGCGTACGATACGTTTCATAATCTTATCTGTAACATGTATATGCGGACAGATTACTCATTCATTGTCTCAGTCATCTATTCACACCTTAATCGAACAGGTTGTTGTTAATCAATATTAAAGATGAGAAACTATGAAGAATCGAGTGACAATCTTCCATTGCGTAGAAGATTTGAGAGTAACATTAGCATAGACAGATTTTCTGAAAAAAGTCTTCATGGACTTGAGTATGAAAATAGATCTTGCAGTAAGTTTTCCTAAGCGAAGAAATGACTATTACTTAGGAATCAGTGCAATGTAGCTATTAAGAGATTTAtagtaatatttatattaaaaataatgaaatcatACTCAATTGTAAGGTAAAactatattattgttatttttcaGGGAATATATGCAATGACTGTATGGCTAGAGTGCCATATGCCACTCTTATTGCAACTATTATGTGTTGCTTGGGAGTCGGCATATTTTGTGGGACAATGTACAGAGGTGTTACACTGGGCTCTTTAATGATGGATCAGGTACAGTAAAATATTGATTTGTTATAAATGTATTATATAACACATTTAATGAATAAATGCATTACTAGGTATTTCATTTACGGCTCGGATGGCTGGAAGCAATACAATTAACATTTGCAATACTCGGTGCTAGTATGGCAGCTTTGGGTTTTATGATACTATGCGTTGGTTGCCTCGCAACTGGAGCTACAAGACACAAAGTATACCGTGCATGGAGATCCAGAGTTGGTGGTCGTATTTCTTGCGCTGTTGTATGTATCTATGCGCTCGCAAATGATAAtcttaaaatgaataaaataataatgtctCTCATTTTTTAGTTCATGACAATCACATACATTCTACAAATAGGTTGGCTCTTAATATTCGCATTTCTGGTTATAATTACCTGGATCTTTACTATATTCTGGGGACTGTGTAGCAATCCCAGAGTTCAATCTCTTGATCAGTG is part of the Halictus rubicundus isolate RS-2024b chromosome 3, iyHalRubi1_principal, whole genome shotgun sequence genome and encodes:
- the M6 gene encoding neuronal membrane glycoprotein M6 isoform X2 encodes the protein MGNICNDCMARVPYATLIATIMCCLGVGIFCGTMYRGVTLGSLMMDQVFHLRLGWLEAIQLTFAILGASMAALGFMILCVGCLATGATRHKVYRAWRSRVGGRISCAVFMTITYILQIGWLLIFAFLVIITWIFTIFWGLCSNPRVQSLDQCIDFTQFSFIFPNNTRVEDMKVCGPHEVKLFCKDFVEKAEVMFILATVAAMLVVLSLIHYLMCLSANYAHIRDHEKFQELQELQYLQDPGDADSPQPGMGTLSSHHRAKDRF
- the M6 gene encoding neuronal membrane glycoprotein M6 isoform X1; protein product: MRNYEESSDNLPLRRRFESNISIDRFSEKSLHGLEYENRSCRNICNDCMARVPYATLIATIMCCLGVGIFCGTMYRGVTLGSLMMDQVFHLRLGWLEAIQLTFAILGASMAALGFMILCVGCLATGATRHKVYRAWRSRVGGRISCAVFMTITYILQIGWLLIFAFLVIITWIFTIFWGLCSNPRVQSLDQCIDFTQFSFIFPNNTRVEDMKVCGPHEVKLFCKDFVEKAEVMFILATVAAMLVVLSLIHYLMCLSANYAHIRDHEKFQELQELQYLQDPGDADSPQPGMGTLSSHHRAKDRF